The following coding sequences lie in one Synechococcus sp. CC9902 genomic window:
- the egtD gene encoding L-histidine N(alpha)-methyltransferase, protein MSIAVIDLHPAPTDLKRVVLEGLQRQPRQLPAWLLYDAEGSQLFAAICDQPEYSLTRTEIALLESHASDIASAVGSGVVVEFGIGNAKKVDPLLRALRPKTFVALDISRSALEDSLTGLASQHPAIQMLGICCDHSQLEGLPTHPWLIGERRIGFFPGSSLGNFTPKDAVLLLQRFRHLLAGGPLLLGLDQPRDPALLEAAYNDAAGVSKAFAFNLLKRLNRDLHGNAEAKNFRYEARWQADQQRIEMALVSRCAQTIQLAESAWSFDHNERWVTEHSVKYSPDAAADLAAQAGWQIQQRWHDDHDQISLHLLVPSN, encoded by the coding sequence ATGAGCATCGCAGTCATCGACCTCCACCCCGCCCCGACGGATCTCAAACGAGTTGTGCTGGAAGGACTCCAGCGACAACCTCGTCAATTGCCGGCGTGGCTGCTGTACGACGCTGAGGGCTCCCAGTTGTTCGCGGCGATTTGTGATCAGCCGGAATACAGCCTCACCCGCACCGAAATCGCCCTGCTCGAATCCCATGCGTCCGACATTGCTAGCGCTGTTGGATCTGGTGTGGTGGTGGAATTCGGCATTGGCAATGCCAAGAAAGTCGACCCGCTGCTGAGAGCCCTGCGGCCCAAAACCTTCGTGGCTTTGGACATCAGCCGATCCGCACTGGAAGACTCGCTCACAGGTCTGGCATCCCAGCATCCCGCCATCCAGATGTTGGGCATCTGCTGTGACCACAGCCAACTCGAGGGCTTACCCACACATCCCTGGCTCATCGGGGAGCGCCGTATCGGTTTCTTCCCCGGCAGCTCACTCGGAAACTTCACACCAAAAGACGCCGTACTGCTGCTCCAACGATTTCGGCATCTGTTAGCGGGCGGGCCGTTGCTACTGGGGTTGGACCAACCCCGCGATCCAGCTCTGCTGGAAGCCGCCTACAACGATGCCGCTGGAGTTTCGAAGGCCTTCGCGTTCAACCTGCTGAAACGCCTCAACCGCGATTTACATGGCAATGCTGAAGCTAAGAACTTCCGCTATGAGGCACGTTGGCAAGCCGATCAGCAGCGCATCGAAATGGCTCTCGTGAGTCGCTGCGCCCAGACCATCCAGCTGGCGGAGTCAGCATGGTCGTTCGACCACAATGAACGCTGGGTAACCGAGCACAGCGTGAAATACAGCCCAGACGCCGCCGCAGACTTGGCCGCGCAAGCGGGGTGGCAGATCCAACAACGTTGGCATGACGATCACGATCAGATCTCCCTTCACCTCTTAGTACCGTCAAACTGA
- a CDS encoding hercynine metabolism small protein produces MKQDERRQAIKQERERLIQDLEALYLAAFDRLGTLEGEVGEVKAAQLTQMILNSKLAALEPLLKEIEKPLITTPAAGDQA; encoded by the coding sequence ATGAAACAGGACGAACGGCGCCAAGCAATCAAACAGGAACGCGAACGGCTCATCCAAGATCTCGAGGCCCTCTACTTAGCTGCTTTTGATCGGCTCGGAACCCTCGAGGGAGAGGTGGGCGAAGTGAAGGCGGCTCAACTCACTCAAATGATCCTCAACTCAAAATTGGCCGCCCTCGAGCCGCTGCTCAAAGAAATCGAAAAGCCCTTAATCACCACCCCTGCTGCGGGCGATCAGGCATGA
- a CDS encoding hercynine metabolism protein yields the protein MSWLEQLERELDQRLSGFLRNNPLQDQLFEEQHSRDRAQSLQRQRQQLQQEAELQRQQLLHLAEDVRAWRQRSDKARQANASDLANRADQHLHGLMDQGRQLWNDLDDLGRRFNEVEQQLLELKIQQKTPSRSDLEKDWALFEAEQELRELRNKAGL from the coding sequence ATGAGTTGGCTGGAGCAGCTGGAGCGAGAGCTGGATCAACGCCTCTCCGGCTTCCTGCGCAACAACCCGCTGCAAGATCAGCTGTTTGAAGAACAGCACAGCCGCGACCGCGCTCAATCACTTCAACGCCAACGGCAGCAGCTGCAACAGGAAGCCGAACTGCAACGTCAACAGCTCCTGCACCTCGCCGAAGACGTACGGGCTTGGCGACAGCGCTCCGACAAAGCCCGACAGGCCAATGCGAGCGACCTGGCCAACCGCGCTGATCAACATCTCCATGGACTGATGGACCAGGGACGTCAGCTCTGGAACGACCTCGATGACCTTGGTCGCCGCTTCAACGAAGTGGAGCAACAATTGTTGGAGTTAAAAATCCAACAAAAAACGCCCAGCCGCTCCGATCTGGAGAAGGACTGGGCGCTTTTTGAAGCCGAACAGGAGCTAAGAGAGCTCCGCAACAAGGCTGGGCTTTGA